CCGGAGAGGAAGAGGCTGTGGTCGTCGACCAGGAACAGCCGGGTGCGCGAGCTCATCCTGCGGGCACCGGGACGCGCAGCTGCACCTCGGTGCCCACCCCTGGGGTGCTGGTCACCACCACGGTGCCGCCGAGCCGCTGGATGCGTCCCCGGATCGACTCGGCGATCCCGTGCCGGTCGGGCGGCACCGCGGCGGGATCGAAGCCCCGCCCCTGGTCGCGGACGTAGGCGGTGATCGCCTCGGGCTCGGCCTCGACGTACACCGAGACCCGGGCGGCCCCGGAATGGCGGGCGGCGTTGAGCGCGGCCTCCTGGCAGGCGAGCACGACGGCGCGGAGCCGGTCGTCGACGCGCCGGTCGCCGACCACCACGGCATCGACGGCGACGGCGTGCTCGCGCTCCACCCGCGCGGCGAGGAGGTCGACCGCCGTGCCCAGGCTCTCGGCGCCCTCCTCCTCGACCCGGCCGTTGAGCCAGGCGCGGAGCTCGCGCTCCTGCCGCCGGGCCAGGCTGACCACCTCGGGCGGGGCCTCGGCGCGCTGGATCAGGGCGAGGGTGTGCAGCACCGAGTCGTGGAGGTGGGCGGCCATCTCGGCGCGCTCCTCGGAGCGGATCCGCTCGCGCCGCTCCGCCGAGGCGGTGCGCGCCAGCCGGAGGATCCAGGGGCCGAGGATGAGCCCGAGGCCGGCGGCGGTGACCGCCACCGCGAGCAGGGCGGTGCCGGTGACGGTGAGGGTGCGGTGGGCGATGAGGAAGACGCTCATGCCGCCCACCACCAGCAGCGCGCCGCCGACGATCCGGGGCAGCGACGCCGGGCCGGCGAGCATCGCCTCCACGGTGGTGGCGGGCAGCCGCCGGCCCATCCGCGACCAGCGGGCGCGATCGTCCTCGTCGCCGCGCGCCCAGATCAGCGCCGAGCCCACCAGTGCCAGGCTCAGCGGGCCCGCCAGGGTGTCGCCGAACCACACCCCGACCTCGCGGAGGATCAGCAGGCCGCCGGCGACGATCAGCCCCAGGGCGATCAGGCGGCGGGTGGTGGCTCGTGGCGGCGGCCAGGGGACGGCGGTTGCCCCCGCGGGCTCGTGGCTCACCAGCCAGGCGACGATGTAGAGGCCGACGCCCGAGCCGCCGGCGACGGCGAGGAGCACGAACCCGGCGCGCACCAGCAGCGGGTCGACGCCGAACCGGCGGCCGAGCCCGCCGGCCACACCGGTGAGGACACGGTCGTCGGCGCTGCGCGGGAACGCGCGCCCCCGCCACCCCCGCTCGCCGCGCGGAGGCGCCGGCGGGACACCCTCCGGACGGGGCGGTGCGGTGGGGATGACGGTGGCTTCCTCGGGATGGGGACGGGCGTTGCACCGATCTTCCCACGGCCCCAGGGCGGCGGCCATTCGGGAGGTGCCCGCGACATGCCCGTGCCCGTCTCCGGGATCGGCACGGGTCATCCCTGATGGCGAGGGGCATGGTCGGGGCGCAGGCTGTGGCCATGGACGACATCCAGCAGCCCGGCCGGCCCGGCCCGGGCGACGACCGCATCCCCGCCGGGCCGCCCCAGCCGGATCCTGCACAGGCACCGCCCTCGGCAGTGCCCCCCCCTCCGCCCTCTGCACCGCCGCCGCCACCGCGCCGGCTCACCCGCAGCGACGAGGGCCGGGTCATCGCCGGCGTCGCCGGCGGCATCGCCCGCCACCTCTCGGTCGACCCCACCCTGGTGCGGATCGTCTTCGCGGTGCTCAGCTTCACCGGCGGGGTCGGCTTCCTCCTCTACATCGCGGGCTGGCTGGCGCTCCCCTCGGAGAGCGAGCCGGAGGCCCCCGGCGTCACCCTGCTCCGCCGCCTCGGCCGGGGTGGATGGCGGGCCTATCTCGTGGTCGTTGTCGGGGTCATCGTGGTCGCTGCGCTCGCCGGCGACATCGACCCCGGCCACCCCGGACTGGTCTGGGGCGTGCTGCTGCTCGGATTCGGGGTCGCCCTGCTCATCCGGGAGGACGAGCCGCACCCGGCCGCGCCCGGCGCCGCCACCGCCCCGGCCGGTCCGGTGCCGGGGTGGGGCGCACCCTCCGCGGCGCCGGCACCGGTGCGGGGATGGGGGCAGCTCGTCCCCCGGCGCACCCGCCGCCGCAGCCGGTCACCGCTCACCCGCATCACCCTCGCCGCGGTGCTCCTGGTCGCCGCCGGCGCCGGCCTGCTCGGCGACGCCGGGGTGGTCTCGGTCAGCGTCCAGACGGTGCTCGCGCTCTGCCTCACGGTGATCGGGGCGGGGCTGATCGTGGGGTCGTGGTGGCGGCCGCCCTACGCGCTCATCGTCCTCGGCCTGCTGCTGGTGCCCATGGTGTTCGCCGCCGGCATCTCCGACGTGCCCATCCACGGCGGCGCCGGCGACCGGCTCTGGGAGCCGCAGACGGTGAGCCAGCTGGGCGACGGCTACCAGCTCGGCGCCGGCAGCCTCACCGTGGACCT
The Candidatus Dormiibacterota bacterium DNA segment above includes these coding regions:
- a CDS encoding PspC domain-containing protein, with the translated sequence MAAALGPWEDRCNARPHPEEATVIPTAPPRPEGVPPAPPRGERGWRGRAFPRSADDRVLTGVAGGLGRRFGVDPLLVRAGFVLLAVAGGSGVGLYIVAWLVSHEPAGATAVPWPPPRATTRRLIALGLIVAGGLLILREVGVWFGDTLAGPLSLALVGSALIWARGDEDDRARWSRMGRRLPATTVEAMLAGPASLPRIVGGALLVVGGMSVFLIAHRTLTVTGTALLAVAVTAAGLGLILGPWILRLARTASAERRERIRSEERAEMAAHLHDSVLHTLALIQRAEAPPEVVSLARRQERELRAWLNGRVEEEGAESLGTAVDLLAARVEREHAVAVDAVVVGDRRVDDRLRAVVLACQEAALNAARHSGAARVSVYVEAEPEAITAYVRDQGRGFDPAAVPPDRHGIAESIRGRIQRLGGTVVVTSTPGVGTEVQLRVPVPAG
- a CDS encoding PspC domain-containing protein, which translates into the protein MDDIQQPGRPGPGDDRIPAGPPQPDPAQAPPSAVPPPPPSAPPPPPRRLTRSDEGRVIAGVAGGIARHLSVDPTLVRIVFAVLSFTGGVGFLLYIAGWLALPSESEPEAPGVTLLRRLGRGGWRAYLVVVVGVIVVAALAGDIDPGHPGLVWGVLLLGFGVALLIREDEPHPAAPGAATAPAGPVPGWGAPSAAPAPVRGWGQLVPRRTRRRSRSPLTRITLAAVLLVAAGAGLLGDAGVVSVSVQTVLALCLTVIGAGLIVGSWWRPPYALIVLGLLLVPMVFAAGISDVPIHGGAGDRLWEPQTVSQLGDGYQLGAGSLTVDLSRVPFGQGPATVHLELGIGQLDVVVPADVPLDVHARVGAGEARLLDRVDNGLAVDTRVRADGSAALGRLSLDLHTGLGQVTVRRAGTATVQGAL